The Desulfobaccales bacterium DNA segment CACACCTGGGTGGGGGACAACTTCGCCGCCAGCAACCCCCGGCGCCGGGACACCATCTACACCGTGGGGGCCGAGGCCAGCTACCGCCTCTGGCGGGGCCTGGAGGCGGTGGCCTCCTACTATTTCATCCGGGACGACTCCAACATCGCCCTCTACGACTACCGCCGGCATCTGGTGGGCCTGCAGCTCGGCTATCGCCATTGACCCCCGGAAAACGACTGAGAGCACCACCTTGTCTGAAAATTTTGTATAAATAATGAGGGGGGCCAAGGTCCACTGGCCCCTGCCCTTCCTCCCCCCCAATCCCATAAAGGGGGGGTGGGAGGGGAGAACGAGGGGAGGGCGGGGGGTCGCCGATCCCCCGGCCCTCCCCTCAGGGATGCGGCAGCGTCCCATAGATTTTCATTGAAGGAGGGCGCATGAGCTTTCTCATCGCGCTGGCAGGCAAAGGCGGCACCGGCAAGACCACGGTGGCCGGCATGGTGCTCAGGTATTTGGTGGAACACGGCAAGACCCCGGTGCTGGCAGTGGATGCCGACGCCAACAGCAATCTTCACGAGGTCCTGGGGGTGGAGATCCACCACACGGTGGGGGAGGCCCGGGAGGAGATGAAGCGGGAAGGCGGCGGCATGGTCAACATGACCAAGGATCAGCTCATTGAGATGCGCATCAACCAGTGTCTGGTGGAGGCCGACGGCTTCGACCTCATCAGCATGGGGCAGCCCGAGGGCCCGGGCTGCTACTGCGCCGCCAACCACCTGGTGGCCCATTACATGGAGGTGCTCTCCAAGAATTACCCCTATATCGTCATGGACAACGAGGCGGGCATGGAGCACATGAGCCGGTTGACCACCAAGGATGTG contains these protein-coding regions:
- a CDS encoding AAA family ATPase, with protein sequence MSFLIALAGKGGTGKTTVAGMVLRYLVEHGKTPVLAVDADANSNLHEVLGVEIHHTVGEAREEMKREGGGMVNMTKDQLIEMRINQCLVEADGFDLISMGQPEGPGCYCAANHLVAHYMEVLSKNYPYIVMDNEAGMEHMSRLTTKDVDRLLLISDPSWRGIQTVSRLKELARQLKIVVGETYLIINRVTNGLNPRAQEEIARSGIPLAGLIPDDPLIAQFDAEGRPTFTLPPESPALKAAYDIFSRILT